AGTTGAAGCGGGTGCAGGTATTGACCTGCATCTCCATGATCCGGATTATTTGGGCACCTATACAATGAAGAGATTGGCAAGGTTGACTGTGGAAGCAGGACTGCAGGGAAATGTATCGATCAGTCATGCATTTGCACTTGGTGAAGTCAGTGAGGCAGAAGCGCGATCTACAGCAGATCTGTTGGCAGAGGCGGGAATAACCATCATAACCAGTGCGCCTCATGGTCGAACACTGCCACCTGTGCCTCTGCTGTGGGAGCATGGAGTGAACGTGGAAGCGGGGTGTGACAACATTTATGATACGTGGCAACCCTTCGGAAACGGGGACATTCTGGAACGTGCTTCGAGACTCGCAGAACGGTTTGCCTGGATTGATGAGCGTTCGTTAGCCCGGTCGCTGAGACTAATCACGGGAGGCAGAGAAACAATGGATGCTCAAGGTGAACGGGTGTGGCCTGTTCCGGGTGATTCGGCAGATTTGGTATTGGTGGATGCGAGTTGTGCAGCGGAAGCTGTCGCCCGCAGAGCACCAAGAAAAGCGGTTTTCTCCAAAGGACATCTCATCTGGGATGATCAGAAGGGACACCGAAAGGTGCATGAGTAACCCTTTGGACAAACCTACGGATGTTCATTGGATTCAGATCATTTGACTAAAAAGGGGATGAGGAGCATTTTACAGCATCAGCATACACCGTATTGGTTACGTAATGTCCGTCTGGAACAAGGGTATCGTTATGAGAATGATCATATAACCGGGACCATAAGTGAATTGTTTGATCTATGGATCGAACATGGAAAAATCATGCGAATCGTTAAAACGGAAGATCGTAATAGTTCAGGTTCGTTAACGACGATTACTACAGAATTAATGAATGAAGGAGAAGCGGAGTTGGCCATGCCAAGCTCAGATCGGGATGCCGGAGGTATGCTGCTTTTACCAGGCTTCCGAGAAATGCATATTCACATTGATAAAACGTATTACGGTGGACCTTGGATCGCGCCGACGCCACCTGAAGGAATTTTCAAAAGAATTGCAGAGGAGCGTGAACTGCTGCCGCGGCAATTGCCGCATGCGCAGGAGAGGGCTGTGAAAGTATTGTCTCTTCTGCAATCCAGCGGGGTTACGCATGTGCAAACCCACTGCAATATTGATCCCCAGATCGGGCTTGCCAACCTTGAAGCAACGGTGTCAGCCGCAGCTCAGTTTAGCCAGAGTCTCACATGTGAGATCGTGGCGTTTCCACAACATGGTCTTCTACGCAGTGGCGTCGTTGCAGAAATGAAAGAGGCACTGCGACGCGGTGCACGCTGGGTAGGCGGGGTGGACCCGGCAACGGTGGATAATGATATTGAAAAATCACTCTTTAACATCATGGACCTGGCGGTGGAAGCCAATGCAGGAGTGGATATTCACATTCATGATCCGGGTCATTTGGGCACATTTACGATGAATCGTCTTGCAGCGATGACGGAGCAGGCCGGTTGGCAGGGACGTGTGAATGTGAGTCATGCATTGGGTTTTGCAGACGTTACAGAAACGATGCAGGTGCAACTGGCCGAACGGTTTGCGGAACTGGATATCTCGATAACGTCAACTGTGCCGCTTAACCGCTGGATGCCCTATTCTCTTCTGAAGAAATACGGAGTTCGAGTTGAATTGGGTGAAGATACCATTACGGATCACTGGGGACCTTTCGGCCGTGGAGACATATTGGAACGAGCCGGACGGTTGGCTGAGCGTGAGAGATGGAGTTCAGAACGGGGATTAGCCGAGACACTGGGATATATTACAGGGGGAATCACCCCGTTAGATGTACAGGGTAATGTTCAATGGCCTCTCATTGGTGATCCAGCGACAGCGGTTCTTGTGCAGGCTTCCTGCTCGGCTGAAGCGATCGCAAGGCGTTCAGCGCGAGGTGCATTCATATATCAGGGGAATCTGGTTAACGTGTAACATTCAGACATATTGCATCATTCAATCCACAACGGAAGTAGGAGATTATTATGAAAAAAAGAGGGTTTGTCGGAAGCATGCTGGCATTGTCCATGACACTTGTAATCAGTGCTTGTTCATCGGGAGGAACATCTACTGCAGGTGGTGAAGCGGTCTCTCCGGGAGAACGCCAATCGGGCGGTACACTGGTCATAGCGAGACAGAGTGATGCAAATAATCTGGACCCTCAGTACAGTTCCCAGATTAATTCGATGGCGGTATACCATCATAAAATAACAGAAGGGCTTGTCTTGATGGACAAGAACAGCAAGTACCAACCATTGCTGGCTACGGAGTGGACGCAACTGAATGATACAACATGGGAGTTCAAATTGCGTGAGGGAGTGTCTTTCCATGATGGGACACCTTTTAATGCAGAGGCTGTTCAAAAAACGTTTGAACGTATTCCGGCTACACCCAAAGCAGGCATGTTCTCCATGATCAAGGAAGTGAAGGCGGTGGACGAGCATACGATTCAGTTTATCCTGAATTATCCTTACGCTCCAATCATGTCGCTGCTTGCCAGTGCGGAAGGAAATATACTTAGCCCGGCTTCCATAGAATCGGCGGGAACAGATATGGTGAAGGAACCTGTCGGAACAGGACCGTTTGTATTTGAATCATGGACGCCAGGAGACAAAATTGTACTTGCTAAAA
This Paenibacillus xylanexedens DNA region includes the following protein-coding sequences:
- a CDS encoding amidohydrolase; this encodes MRSILQHQHTPYWLRNVRLEQGYRYENDHITGTISELFDLWIEHGKIMRIVKTEDRNSSGSLTTITTELMNEGEAELAMPSSDRDAGGMLLLPGFREMHIHIDKTYYGGPWIAPTPPEGIFKRIAEERELLPRQLPHAQERAVKVLSLLQSSGVTHVQTHCNIDPQIGLANLEATVSAAAQFSQSLTCEIVAFPQHGLLRSGVVAEMKEALRRGARWVGGVDPATVDNDIEKSLFNIMDLAVEANAGVDIHIHDPGHLGTFTMNRLAAMTEQAGWQGRVNVSHALGFADVTETMQVQLAERFAELDISITSTVPLNRWMPYSLLKKYGVRVELGEDTITDHWGPFGRGDILERAGRLAERERWSSERGLAETLGYITGGITPLDVQGNVQWPLIGDPATAVLVQASCSAEAIARRSARGAFIYQGNLVNV